One Spirochaetaceae bacterium DNA segment encodes these proteins:
- a CDS encoding PfkB family carbohydrate kinase has translation MATRADCVVLSHVIVDDLHFASGGERRGVLGGAGTYAAAGVRLAGGGAGIACGVGEDFAGSAHAAWFDGNGIDTAGLEPRGRRTPRSTVVYHREDARTETPAYGEEHFTRMRPRIDRLPASYRAARGYYIFRDHDAAFWHEAAALRAATGAVVLWELHAAAAVAARWPAVAARLARVDLVSLNLAEGRRLCSTREARTPEARVRAARMPLGVPASSAGQRLAGQRPAGRRPAGPPSRLRRPPGTAPEPRMGEAQEIAARLLATGVGAVALRLGAHGALLARPPAEYRHIPAWPTTVVDSTGAGNAFGGALLAAVAAGDDWLSAACGASAAASLMLAQHGPPPRLDARRRDWLRRRDLLLAG, from the coding sequence ATGGCAACGCGCGCTGACTGCGTGGTGCTCTCCCACGTAATCGTGGACGACCTGCACTTCGCCTCCGGCGGCGAGCGGCGCGGCGTGCTCGGCGGCGCCGGCACCTACGCCGCGGCGGGCGTGCGGCTGGCCGGTGGCGGCGCAGGCATTGCGTGCGGCGTGGGCGAAGACTTTGCCGGTTCCGCGCACGCCGCCTGGTTCGACGGCAACGGCATCGATACGGCCGGCCTCGAACCGCGCGGCCGCCGGACGCCGCGCAGCACGGTGGTCTACCACCGCGAGGACGCGCGTACCGAGACACCGGCGTACGGCGAGGAGCACTTCACCCGCATGCGCCCACGCATCGACCGCCTGCCCGCCTCCTACCGGGCCGCCCGCGGCTACTACATCTTCCGCGACCATGACGCCGCGTTCTGGCACGAGGCGGCGGCCTTGCGCGCCGCCACCGGAGCCGTAGTGCTGTGGGAACTGCACGCGGCGGCCGCGGTGGCGGCGCGCTGGCCGGCGGTAGCTGCCCGCCTGGCCCGGGTGGACCTGGTCTCCCTCAACCTGGCCGAGGGCCGCCGGCTGTGCTCGACGCGCGAGGCGCGGACGCCCGAGGCGCGGGTGCGCGCGGCACGGATGCCGCTCGGTGTGCCGGCTTCGTCCGCCGGGCAGCGCCTCGCCGGGCAGCGTCCCGCCGGGCGGCGTCCCGCGGGGCCGCCATCACGGCTCCGCAGGCCGCCGGGCACCGCTCCGGAGCCGCGGATGGGGGAGGCGCAGGAGATAGCCGCCCGCCTGCTGGCGACCGGTGTCGGCGCCGTGGCGCTGCGGCTCGGCGCCCACGGGGCGCTGCTCGCCCGGCCGCCGGCGGAGTACCGGCACATACCCGCCTGGCCGACCACCGTGGTCGACTCGACCGGAGCCGGGAACGCGTTCGGCGGCGCGTTGCTGGCGGCGGTCGCCGCCGGCGACGACTGGCTGAGCGCCGCCTGCGGGGCGTCCGCGGCAGCATCGCTGATGCTGGCACAGCATGGGCCGCCGCCTCGCCTCGACGCCCGCCGCCGCGACTGGCTCCGGCGCCGCGATCTCCTGCTCGCCGGTC